The Candidatus Dadabacteria bacterium genome contains the following window.
GCGGCAACTCGCGAAAGAAGCATGGTTTTTCCGCGACCACGGGGAGCGACGATCAGAACATGCTGGCACGAAGATGATTCGATATTTTCATGTAAGATTTCGAGGACGATTTTTAATTCGTGGTTTCGGACGACGAACTGTGAGATGAGTTCTTCGTCAGACTGATACATTCCTGGGCTGAACTTGCGGACCGGCGGGCGACTGGTCAATTTATTTTCTGCATTCTCTGTGCTCATTGTGTCTGCTCCTGCGATTTATCAACCGAGCGACGATTTTCAATAGGAATGTGATGACGGAAACGAGCGGACCACCAGTCCCTCAGCAAATTTGAGGAGAAGCGGTAGCCATCTTCGCTAGCTTCCAGGTAGCCGTCATGCTCCAGAACCTCAAGCACATCTGCAATGCACGCTGGCATATCTTCAACCAGAGAGGAATACATCTCCTCAAGGCAATGTCTCGCGCTTGGTGTGAATACCTCTTGTATAGCCGCCTCTGCGAGGATCTCCATTGCTATGGAGTAGTAATCATCATCCCCTCCAAGACCTTCTTTGAGACGTGTCTCGTAATACACAAGATCGCTTTGTCCCCAAGCTCCTAGGAGCCTCCTATAATAGACTTCGTTAACATCATCCACAATTACGCGGTTTTTCCCTTGCATAGTGGCGAAATCTCGAAGACGCGCGAAGAAGGACTGCACGTGGTGAGGAATTCCGCTGCCCAGTTTTTCGTACACCGCATCTGCAACGCCGTTCTCTATGGACAATTCGTAATCTTCGGCGAGACGGGTGAAACACTCGACACTGGTGTTTCGATCCCATGGACCTAGACGAAAAGGATAGAGATGATTGATGCGGTCAGGGATCCCGAGTCGTCTTACCAGATGATCCAATCCAATACTGCCAGATACTATTAGAACAGGAGAATCATTGCCTAAATCTTGAAGTGTGCCACGTAACCAGCTCAAAAACTCGTCAACCCGTTGCTCACCGTTATCATGTTTGAGCATCCGCTTGAGGAAGATAGGAAGTTCGTCGATAGCAAGGAGAACCGACTTGTCATGCTCGGCACAATTGCGGAGCAACTCTTTTCCGTGGCGTCTCCAACTTCCAGGGTCGAGCGCAGCACGGATCTTCACGCGAAATTCATCTGGACCAGCCTCTTCAATGTTGTCTTTTAGCCAGCGTCCCGCTGTAGCAATGAGGCGCGACCTGATTGGTTGAATCGGGTACGCAGCTTTCGCAATATCCGCAATTGCATCTTCCGCGCATGTTGCCGCTTCTACATCGGCAAAGAGGAAGGCCCAACCATTAAGCTCAAGCCGACGTCCGAGTTCGCGGACAATGCTTGTTTTCCCCATGCGCCGCTGTCCGGTAAGCAATATATGATTGTGGTCTCGGACGTGTGTTTCTAGGATGTGTAACTCGCCCTCACGATTGAAGAAGTCGCCACCGCTTACCCATCTGCCTGTGGATAATTTCATGTTCTAATCTTCTCCTATTGAATCAAATTTTATGAATAACTTTATACAACAGAATTGTTACCAACTGTTTTGTTGTATATGAAAAGTATCATACAACAGAATTGTTGTCAACTGTTTTGTTGTATGATTATATCATGTTATCTGAGAGTAGGTTATTTTTTGAGAAACTCAGAATGCCGCACTGGCCTTCGTCGTTTGACCTGTCCGTAAAATCCTTGCCAAATTTAACCTCGCCGTTCGCTGACGACGAACCTGTCCGCTGCTTCCTGATTTCCCTTCACTGGGATATAAAAATCTTGATAAGAATCCCTCCAAAACGATATACGGCAAAGACCGCCAAGCTTAACTGTGTTACTCCGGCGGGTATTTAATCTCCCAAATTTCCCTTTTTCATGTTTACAAAGACTTTTACTGTGGCAGAATTAAAAGCTTATTACTGCCGATGTAGCTCAGTGGTAGAGCAGCTCACTCGTAATGAGCAGGTCAGGGGTTCGAATCCCCTCGTCGGCTGTATAGTAGCCTCAGTTCCCCCTCGGCGACTAACTGCGTGATACAGCCAATGGCGAGTCTTTTATCAAAGGAACGTATCGTTAGAGGCCCGGAATTCAACCGCTGGCTGGCTGTGCCTCCATCTATTGCGGTTCACCTGTGCATTGGCTCCGTTTACGCCTGGAGCATATACAATCCCGCGTTAATTGAAGTGCTTGGCGTTGCCACTAGTGCGGGCGACGACTGGACCCTGCGTCAGGTAGTGTGGATATTCAGCGTTGCGATCGCGTTCACCGGGCTTACGGCGGCGTTTGCCGGCAAATGGGTTGAGAAGGTGGGACCACGCATGGTCTGTGTTATGGCAGCGTGTTTCTGGGGTGGCGGCTACATGCTCAGCAGTCTCGGTGTTACTTTGCATCAACTGTGGCTGATTTATCTGGGTTACGGCGTAATCGGCGGTATCGGTCTGGGTTTAGGTTATGTTTCGCCGGTCAGCAATTTAATTCGCTGGTTTCCGGACCGACGCGGCTTGGCTGCCGGAATGGCGATCATGGGTTTCGGTGGCGGGGCGATGGTTGCGGTGCCGCTTAAGGAATTTTTCCTCCAGTACTTTTACAAGGCGCCTCAATACTTGGGGACGGTCGATGCCGTCGATATGATCACTCATTCGGGCCGACGCTTTGTTGAAATCGGCGGTCAGCTAAAAGAGGTTGTCGTCGCGGGGGCTGTCGAGGCGGCACATGTGCTGGCGCCCGGAGCTGAAGCGGCCGGGGTGTATGTGGTCGGCACCGGTTCCGCGGGAGTCGCCCAGACCTTTCTTCTTTTCGGAGTGGTTTATTTTCTTGTGATAATGGTCTCGGCGTTTTTATATCGTGTCCCGGTTTCGGGGTATAGACCGAAGGGATGGGAGCCGCCGGCCGGCGAGGATTCCAGCAGGCGAATGATCACTCAGAAAGATGTGCATATGGATCAGGCGTTAAAAACATCTCAGTTCTACCAGGTGTGGGTCGTGCTGTGCCTTAACGTTACAGCCGGCATCGGGATTATCTCTGTCGCCAAGACAATGATGACCGAGATATTCAGTAACGCGCTTCCGGGTATTATTGACGTCACTTTTGCCGCCACTTACGTCTTGATGATCGGCATGTTCAACATGCTGGGGCGCGTTATGTGGGCGAGCGCCTCCGATAAACTGGGGCGACGCAATACGTGTTCGATATTTTGCGCGGTCGGTTTTTTGTTGTATTTGTCCATTCCCGTGGCCGCCCACCAGGTGAATCTTAATCCTTCGATTCTTTGGCTGTTAATGTTTTATGCGGCGACGATGATAATTTTTACTTTCTACGGGGGTGTCTTCGCTACCGTTCCGGCATATCTTGCAGACCTGTTCGGTACTCGCTACGTCGGCGGCATCTATGGACGTTTGCTGACCGCTTGGAGCGTTGCCGGAGTGCTTGGCCCCTTGGCGGTCACCTCGCTTAGAGACCGTTCGCTTATGGCCGAAATCAATCGCCTCGCGGAAAGTGTATCGCCACAGGAATTCACTAAGACTTTCGGAGCCGGAATTAATGACCTCGAGATACTGGTGCAGAATAAAACCGTAACGCTTGCGAAACTCATGGATATCGCGCCTGAAGGAACAGTGGACCCGACGGCTTCCTTGTACAACTCGACGATGTATGTAATGGCGGCGTTGTTAATAATCGCTTTGATAAGCAATCTCCTGATAAAACCGGTTCACGAAAAACATCACATAAAGGATTGATGTGTGCTAGAGCGGAATAACAGGAGTTAAGAAAAATCATTGCAAGACCAATAATAAGATTTCTTGCTTTTTGTCAGCCTTTTTTTTACAATTCCCCTAAGTTGAAAATAACTTTAAGGGGGATATAAGCATGAAATTCGGCATTGGTTATTACAGTCTTCAATCACCCTCTCACCATCCAAGACCACATAGTGAACTGTACAGCGAAATGCTGGCTGAAGTGGAGATGGCGGATCAGATGGGGTTTGACTCCGTATGGCTGACGGAGCATCACTTTTTGGATGATGGTTACTGCCCCTCAATGCTTATAGCCGCTTCGGCAATCGCCGCCAGGACTAAAAATATCCGTATAGGTACAGGTGTGTTGTTGATACCCCTTCATGACCCGATCCGAATAGCAGAAGATGCTTCCGTTGTTGATCTCATTTCCGGCGGAAGATTTATACTGGGACTGGGACTGGGTTACAGGAAAGAAGAGTTTGATGGATTCGGCAGACAGTTAAAGCAGCGCAGGGGCAGGATTGAAGAAAGCCTTGAGATACTGAACAAGAGTTGGAGTGATGATCCGTTCAGTTTTGATGGAAAATATTACCAGGTAGAGGATTTGAATGTAACTCCCAAACCCATTCAACAGCCAATACCAATATGGATCGGTGCTTTTACAGAACCCGCCATAAGGAGAGCAGCTCGGATTGGTGCTCCGCTTTACGTTCCGGCAATCGGCGTAATACCGATTATCAAATACCTTTTTGATATGCATTCATCTTTCTTGAAGGAATATGGCAAAGACCCCGACGAAGTTGAAAAGCCACTTGTCAGAGAAATTTATATTTCCGACAAAAAAGCCGATGATGCTTGGGAGGATATAAAAGAGCACGTTACTTATACGGCCAAGGGATATGCTTCATGGGGTTCAATGGTGGATGCTGAGGGCAACTTGCTGAGTGATCCGTCAGATCCGATTTTGTATGACCTTGCAAGGCAGCAGTCAATTATAGGAACCCCCGAAGAATGTGTTGAGACTATCATGAATTACCGGGAAAGCTTACCTATAGACAACCTGATATGTAGATTTAAATTCCCGGGTATTTCGCATGAAGAAGCAGTAAGGTCAATGAAGTTGTTTGTGGACAAGGTGCTGCCTGAAGTAGGATAGCTCGGCTGTTTCTCAAGCTATATTTTTATGTTTTTTGGTAACGCTTTATTTGATGTTTTCCATCTCGGCAAGTGTCAGGCTGAGCTATGTCAAAGCCCTGGACCTGCCCAAGAGTGATTGGGTTATTATTTTCGGTTTCGGTATCTATACGACCGCGCTGGAAACAAAGGTAGCGTGCGGCGTCAGCGGAAGACTTTTGAGAAGTACTCCCTGAATTCGCCGCTGCTAAGGTTGGTCTGTCCTGAGAGTTCTTTAAGGATCGCGGGCGTTTCGATATCCTCGCGTCTTAACTTGATCATGTATTTCTGCGAAACCTCGTAGGCTTCGGTGTTCCTGTCCATATATCTCACTTTAATGCTGTTTGTCTTTTTATCTATTAGTTCCTGAAACGGGATCGCCTGTATTTTCCCCGTTCTTACGTATACAAGAGCCCCGCCTCCCTCTCCGCCGAGCAGGTACTTTACGGCACAGTAGCCGAGCTTTCGTGTATAATCGACGTCAAATGGAATCGGATTGGCCGAGCGCATTTCATAGCCAAGCCTCTTGTGCACCAGTTCCGCTTCAACTCCTTTCTCGGACAGTTTTTTGCCAAGAGCTTTTTTCAGAAGCTGACCGAAATTAACGTCAACGTATCTTATTCTTCCCATGCCGTCCTTGTCCATGAGTCCTAGGTCAACGGGATCTATCTTGTCAAGCATCCCTTCGGCGAGTATGGCTACTCCGTATTCCCTCCCCATGCTCATTCTTTTTATTATGGAACCCTCGAGAATGGCTACGACCTTCTCAAGCGGCACTTTTTCCTCTTCGAAATCCTCGGGGATTATCGTTATTGTGGCCCCTGAAGACTGCCCGATTCCAAGAGCTAGGTGACCCGTTCTCCTGCCCATGGTTATAACCAGAAACCATCTGCCCGTAGTTCTCGCCTCTTCCATTATGTTATTCATTATCTTCGCCCCGACGTCCCTTGCGGTTTCGAATCCGAAGGTTGATATATAGTCGGGAAGGGCGATATTGTTGTCTATTGTTTTGGGCAGGTGCGCTATTTTTAACCTTCCCTCGAAGTGTTCGTAAAGCGTTTTTGCGAGAAACATTGTTCCGTCGCCGCCTATGGTTATCAGACTGCCTATGCCGAGTTTTTCAATCGAGGAAACCGTGTTTTTAAAGGTTTGCTCAGTTGCGAGGGGATTTTGTCTTGATATTCCGATAATGGAACCGCCGGTTGTATGAATCCTTGAAGTGTTCTGGATATCAAGATTCAGGACTTTCGAGGTGTCTCCCACGGAGATCCACTTAAACCCGTCGAGAATTCCAATTATCTTCTTCCCCCTGTTTTTGGCCTCGATAGTGGCCGAGCTTATCACGCCGTTTATCCCGGGGGCGGGTCCTCCGGCCGCTATTATTCCCAGATTGTCCATTTTCCTGCTAGTCATTTTCTCCGTACCACCCCGTTCCGTAACCGGCTTTGTATTTCTTGCTTCGGTATCCCCGCGTGTAAAGAAAACTCCCTCCGGCTATGGCTCCGCAGGCAAATCCCGACATGTGCGCCCACAGACCCTCGGTTCCTGCGTCACCAATATAGCCGATTCCGGTCAGAAACTGAACGGCAAACCAGAAAATTATGAAAAGATAAGCCCTTATGCGCACGAAGTAGACAAACACCAGGACTATGAAAAGCGTAAGAATCCTTGATCTTGGGAAAAAGAGCATGTACGCACCCAAGACTCCAGAAATCGCCCCGCTTGCTCCTATTACAGGAACTGAGGAGTGGGAGTTCAAAGCCACCTGGATGAATACGGCTATCAGTCCGCACACGAGATAGAAAAGCAGGTATCTGGCGTGCCCTAGCAGGTCCTCGACCGCGTTTCCGAATATGTAGAGAAAAACCAGGTTCCCGGCCAAGTGAAGCCAGTTTTCATGGATGAACATGGAACTGAAATATTTTGCCGTCCTGCCAAGAAATCCGTAGGCTTCAAGGGCGGTTATCTTGCTGGGCAAAATACCGTGCGTCTGGTAGAACATCTCAAGCGCCTCCCCTGTCAGAGAAAGGGTATACGCGAAAACCAACACGTTTGCGGCGAGAAGCGCGTAATTCACATAGGGGACGATTTCGGTTTTTATTGTGCTTCTAATCGGTATCATTATGACAATTATACTTAAGGCAGTTCCGGGAGTTAGGGTAAATTGCGAAAACGCCGCACGGATGTTCTGACAAGGATAAGAACGGACATGGAAAAGATGTTCCGCGAGGCTACTTGCCTCTTGGTAAACGTCAGGGTGTTTGACTCCGCCTCGAGTGGCGACCTCGGGATTCCCGAGAACTTGTCTCCACCCGAGCTTCTTCAGGAGTTTTGTTCCCTTGAAGTGGAAATTGTCTTTTACGGTTCCGGTGGCGGAGACTTCGCCTCAACAAGCGGGTTCGGGGACCTGATCGAAGAAAACGGTCACCGCATAACCGACGACCGCGCTTACGTTCTCGACAGGGCCGGGGAAAAAGACTGCGTGCTGCTGGGCTCCGAGCTCTCCGACGTTGATTTTTTCCTCTCCGGGGTTTTCTCCGTATCGCCAAGCTCCGCTCCGCTTGACCTCAAGGCGGTTTCGAGCTACGTATCAAACTTCAATGGAGAGGCGGTTTTCACGGAGC
Protein-coding sequences here:
- a CDS encoding AAA family ATPase, with product MKLSTGRWVSGGDFFNREGELHILETHVRDHNHILLTGQRRMGKTSIVRELGRRLELNGWAFLFADVEAATCAEDAIADIAKAAYPIQPIRSRLIATAGRWLKDNIEEAGPDEFRVKIRAALDPGSWRRHGKELLRNCAEHDKSVLLAIDELPIFLKRMLKHDNGEQRVDEFLSWLRGTLQDLGNDSPVLIVSGSIGLDHLVRRLGIPDRINHLYPFRLGPWDRNTSVECFTRLAEDYELSIENGVADAVYEKLGSGIPHHVQSFFARLRDFATMQGKNRVIVDDVNEVYYRRLLGAWGQSDLVYYETRLKEGLGGDDDYYSIAMEILAEAAIQEVFTPSARHCLEEMYSSLVEDMPACIADVLEVLEHDGYLEASEDGYRFSSNLLRDWWSARFRHHIPIENRRSVDKSQEQTQ
- a CDS encoding OFA family MFS transporter is translated as MASLLSKERIVRGPEFNRWLAVPPSIAVHLCIGSVYAWSIYNPALIEVLGVATSAGDDWTLRQVVWIFSVAIAFTGLTAAFAGKWVEKVGPRMVCVMAACFWGGGYMLSSLGVTLHQLWLIYLGYGVIGGIGLGLGYVSPVSNLIRWFPDRRGLAAGMAIMGFGGGAMVAVPLKEFFLQYFYKAPQYLGTVDAVDMITHSGRRFVEIGGQLKEVVVAGAVEAAHVLAPGAEAAGVYVVGTGSAGVAQTFLLFGVVYFLVIMVSAFLYRVPVSGYRPKGWEPPAGEDSSRRMITQKDVHMDQALKTSQFYQVWVVLCLNVTAGIGIISVAKTMMTEIFSNALPGIIDVTFAATYVLMIGMFNMLGRVMWASASDKLGRRNTCSIFCAVGFLLYLSIPVAAHQVNLNPSILWLLMFYAATMIIFTFYGGVFATVPAYLADLFGTRYVGGIYGRLLTAWSVAGVLGPLAVTSLRDRSLMAEINRLAESVSPQEFTKTFGAGINDLEILVQNKTVTLAKLMDIAPEGTVDPTASLYNSTMYVMAALLIIALISNLLIKPVHEKHHIKD
- a CDS encoding LLM class flavin-dependent oxidoreductase produces the protein MKFGIGYYSLQSPSHHPRPHSELYSEMLAEVEMADQMGFDSVWLTEHHFLDDGYCPSMLIAASAIAARTKNIRIGTGVLLIPLHDPIRIAEDASVVDLISGGRFILGLGLGYRKEEFDGFGRQLKQRRGRIEESLEILNKSWSDDPFSFDGKYYQVEDLNVTPKPIQQPIPIWIGAFTEPAIRRAARIGAPLYVPAIGVIPIIKYLFDMHSSFLKEYGKDPDEVEKPLVREIYISDKKADDAWEDIKEHVTYTAKGYASWGSMVDAEGNLLSDPSDPILYDLARQQSIIGTPEECVETIMNYRESLPIDNLICRFKFPGISHEEAVRSMKLFVDKVLPEVG
- a CDS encoding 6-phosphofructokinase, whose protein sequence is MTSRKMDNLGIIAAGGPAPGINGVISSATIEAKNRGKKIIGILDGFKWISVGDTSKVLNLDIQNTSRIHTTGGSIIGISRQNPLATEQTFKNTVSSIEKLGIGSLITIGGDGTMFLAKTLYEHFEGRLKIAHLPKTIDNNIALPDYISTFGFETARDVGAKIMNNIMEEARTTGRWFLVITMGRRTGHLALGIGQSSGATITIIPEDFEEEKVPLEKVVAILEGSIIKRMSMGREYGVAILAEGMLDKIDPVDLGLMDKDGMGRIRYVDVNFGQLLKKALGKKLSEKGVEAELVHKRLGYEMRSANPIPFDVDYTRKLGYCAVKYLLGGEGGGALVYVRTGKIQAIPFQELIDKKTNSIKVRYMDRNTEAYEVSQKYMIKLRREDIETPAILKELSGQTNLSSGEFREYFSKVFR
- a CDS encoding rhomboid family intramembrane serine protease, translating into MIPIRSTIKTEIVPYVNYALLAANVLVFAYTLSLTGEALEMFYQTHGILPSKITALEAYGFLGRTAKYFSSMFIHENWLHLAGNLVFLYIFGNAVEDLLGHARYLLFYLVCGLIAVFIQVALNSHSSVPVIGASGAISGVLGAYMLFFPRSRILTLFIVLVFVYFVRIRAYLFIIFWFAVQFLTGIGYIGDAGTEGLWAHMSGFACGAIAGGSFLYTRGYRSKKYKAGYGTGWYGEND